ATCTTAGATATGACTCAGCCTGTAGGTTTGAGTCATATTTACACTCAAGTTAATATCCTAGAAAAAATAATTGGACGCAGACGTAAAGATCTTGATGAATTATTTAATAACTGTAACTTAGAAGAGTTTGAACGCTTTGGTTTAGGAAAAGTTACTGAAGCCAAAATACCAGCTAAAGAAGCTGTCAGCAAATATCGCCACCTGATGATTTTAGGAAAACCAGGGGCTGGAAAAACAACTTTTCTTAAATATCTGGCAAATCAATGTAATGAAGGTAAATTTCAAGGCGATTTAGTTCCATTTTTTGTAACTTTAAAAGATTTCGCGGAAGTAGAGAATCAGCCAGGATTATTTACTTATCTGAGCCACTATATTCTTAAACAAAAGCAAGAGACTTTAGAGCAGGTTTTTAGTCAAGGGAAAGCTTTAATTTTACTTGATGGGTTAGATGAAGTTTTAGATAGACATAGCGAACGAGTATTAAAAGCAATTCGAGATTTTTCTACCAAGTTTCCTAGTAACCAGTATGTGATGACTTGTCGTATTGCTGCCAAAGAATACGTTTTTGAACAGTTTACTGAGGTAGAAATAGCTGATTTTGATTGGCAGCAAATTACTACTTTTACCAACAATTGGTTTAGAACTAAGGTCATTAAACCAGAAACTTTTTTAGAACGATTAGAAAAAGATGAACCAATTCAAGAACTAGCTTCTAATCCTTTATTATTAACCTTACTTTGTTTGGCATTTGAAGAATCGGGAGATTTTCCTGGTAATCGGGCGGGATTGTATAAAGAAGGTTTGGATGCACTGCTGAAAAAATGGGATGCAAAGCGAGGAATTAGACGAGATGAAGTTTATCAAAAACTTTGGGTACAGCGCAAAGAAGATTTATTGAGTAAGATTGCTTGGGATACTTTCGCGCCAGGAGAATACTTTTTTAAACAAGACAAAGCTGAAAGATATATTAGTGAATATATCCGTAATTTACCTGGTGCTAATACGGATGAAGAAGCCTTGCAATTAGATAGTGAAGTGGTTTTGAAATCTATTGAAGCACAACATGGTTTATTAGTCGCTAGAGCTAATCAAATTTATTCTTTTTCTCATCTGACTTTTCAGGAATACTTTACCGCACGAGAAATTATCATTGTGCGTCAATCTGCTGAATCTGCACTGCAAGAATTAGTCAATCATATTTTTGAAAAGCGCTGGCGCGAGGTATTTTTATTAGCAGTTGCTATGTCTAGCAATGCAGATAAATTAGCACTGTTGATGAAGGAAAAAATCGATAAATTAATAGCAAATGATGAGAAATTACAGCAATTTTTGCAGTGGTTGAATGAGAAAACTAAAGCTGTTAATATTAGTTTCAAAGCCGAAGATGCTCAAAAAATTCAAGATATAATTAGTTTTTACAACAATATAAACCTCTCCCGATCCCTCTACCTCTCCCGATCCCTCTACCTCTCCCGATCCCTCGACCTCTCCCTCTCCCTCTCCCTCTCCCGATCCCTCTCCCTCGACCTCTCCCTCTCCCTCGACCTCTCCCTCGACCTCTCCCGATCCCTCGACCTCTCCCTCGACCTCTCCCGATCCCTCGACCGATCGCTCAACCTTGCTCAAAAATGTGATCGCGAACTATATCAAGAACTTCAAAAACTTAACGATAGACTTCCTGACAAAGAAAATGAAAAAAAATTTAAACGATGGTGGCAAGCTAACAGTAATTCTTGGCGAGAAGATTTAAGAGCAATTATGATTAAATACCGCAATATCGGTCACGACTGGCAATTCAGCGACGAACAAAAAGACCTATTAAAAAAGTATTATCGTGCTAACCAACTATTAACCCAATGTCTGCATCAAGAATGTTACGTCAGCCGCGAAGTGCGACAAGAAATTGAAGAGACTTTGCTGCTACCCATCGCCGAAAGTGATCGCAGACGCTCTAGCACTCTATAGAACCCATTTGAGATCTCTTGTCTGTCTGTAAGGGTATTCTCCATATGGATTTCAGCTTTTTAAACGTATTTACTGATGATTTTCTACTTTCTGGAACTCGCTTGGTTGCTGGATCGCTCAAAACGGATTTCCTATATCCTTTCTGTGCCAAGGAAAGATGTCAAATGGGTTCTATAAACCAGATTTTGACGGGTATAGTACCAGACTTGAGCAACACATCCTGGGTAGGGGCGCAATGCATTCATTGGTGTCAACTTAACGTGAAAGCTTTACCCCGCCGTGAACTCAAGTTCACGGCTCATAGTTCAAGTCCACTGAAGTGGACTGAAAATAGTTCTTAGAGTCCTCTTTAGAGGACTTTCGCTATTAGCCAGGGGTTTTTAACCCCTGGCGGTTGTCGCTGAAATTGACGATGCAGCAATTATTTGAGCCTTAACTTGACACCTATGAATGCATTACGCCCCTACAGGGGATTTATATGTAGCAGGCATTTAGCCAAATGATATAACACCCAAAGAATTCAGCCAAATCACTCAAAACAGCCCTCAGATTTGTTTGGTATCATAAGCATATGTAGCAAAGCGCAGACAAGTTAGGGCAATAGTAAAAGTCTTTACAAATAAATCTTGATTACTTCTGACTTCTGACTTCTGACTTCTGCTATACCTGGGGTTGTAGCTCAGATGGATAGAGCGAGCGCCTCCTGAAATATCGGGCACCACGATGGGGAAACCTCGTGAGTGAATGCGGTCAAATTCAAGGAAGCCTAAATCTACCTAGACTGCGATCGGCAGCTAGTCATAGATATGGTAATCTTGAGCCAAGCTCTACTCAAGTGCGGGTAGAGAAGGTGCAGAGACTAAACGATCGCCGCCTAAAGGCAAAATTTGCCGATGGTGAAGAGATAGTCCAGAGAGTGGGGAAACTCACACAAATCTGAAGCGCTAGGTCGCCGGTTCGAGTCCGGCCAGTCCCGTATGATTCTGGTTTCATGGTCGTCAAGCAACATTATCGCCCTCAAAAAAAGCGTGTTAGAAAGCGTTCTGGTTGGCGAACCTTCTGGTTTGGGCTGTGGTTTTTGATTTGCGTAGTTTTTGGTTGGTTGGCTTCTAGACAAATCGCCAACTATTTTGTCACCCCAGATGCGATTTTTGTGTTGGGGGGAGAACCAGAAAGGGAAAAGTTTGCGGCTCGTTTTGCCAGTCAGTACCCTAATATAGAAGTTTGGGTATCTGGGGGCAGTCCTCAAGGATATGCTCAAAGGATATTTGCTAAAGAGGGGATTTCTGCGGATCGCTTGCATTTAGACTACCGTGCCGAAGATACGGTTACCAATTTCACCACTTTAGTCTCAGAATTCCAAAATCGGGGGATTCGCAGCATTTATTTAATTACCTCAGAAGATCATATGCTGCGGGCGAGAACTATTGGAGAAATAGTTTTGGGGACTAAGGGAATTTTAATCGAACCTGTGACCATACCAACAGAGCGATCGCCTGAACCCGTCAACAAAACCTTCCGCGATGCTGCTAGGGCTTTTCTCTGGATAACTCTGGGTTATTCTCCTTCTAAATTACCTCCGAAGTAGGTTCTGGATCTGTAGGAGTAGCTTCCGGTAAACCAGCCGTCATTTCTTCAATTTCAAACCAACTGACGATTAAACCAGCTAAAGGAATTGACATAAATACTCCCAATAATCCAGCCACTCTCGCCCCAATTAGTAACGCAAAAAACACGACTACAGGATTAATATTGAGAGAACCGCGCATAATTCTAGGAGCAATTAAATTATCTTGAATTTGCTGCAAAATAATGCAAGCTACGACAACTTGCACGGCTAAACCAACATTTTGAGTTAACACAATGAAAAATGTGGTAGCTACCCCTAAAGTTGCGCCTATCCCTGGAATTAAGTCCAAGAAACCCGCGATTAGTGCTAGTAGAAGCGCGAAGGGAACTTTCAAAATTAGAAAGACAATAAAGTAAGCAGTAGTTAAAAATAAACAAAGAATTATTTGGCTTCTAAAGAATCCTAAAAAGTTGCGTTTAACTAAATAATCGAATCTATCTTGAAATTCAGTCGGCAACATTTTTAAAATAAAACCCCATAATCTTTCTCCTTCTAACAACATGAAAAATGAAACTACAGCGATGAAAATAAAATTCAGAAAATTACTCAAAAATATAGTTACAGAACCCAAACTATAATCAATTCCTTGCCCAATTCTTGAGAGAACTTCATTATTAGCTTTTTGCCTGATTAGATCTAAGTCGATGTTAATATTTTTTTGGGCTAAGAACTTTTCAATATCATCTATAACTGGAGATACAGAATTAACTGCATTAGTCAAGCTATTTAAAGCTTGTTGTCCTTGAGAAGTAAGCGTGACTAAAATCGTGATTGTCAAGGCAACTAAAATGGCAATTCCAATCACAAATACAAAGACAACTGAGATATTTCGAGGTAAAAACTTTTGTAACCAAGTAACTGGATAGTTGAGAAGAAACGCAATAGTAGCTGCAAACGTAAAAATGAAAATGACGTTTTGAAAATATTCTAGAACTAGAATAAAAGCCCAAGCTGAAAAAAAGATCAGCAAGAATCTGATCAAGACTGAATTAGTCAATTGATTCCAGATTCTTTTATTAGATGATTTAGGCGATCGCTCCATAATAACTTTCTTTAGTTCTGACTCCTGACTTCTGTACAGACCTAGCAGTGCTACGTCTCTACTTCTGACTTCTGACTTCTATAATATTATCTTCCCAGATCGTGAAGGCTATGAATAGCTGCAACACATTCTTGAGTCACCCCTTCTAAATCTTCTCTTTTACTAGAAATAGGGGGAGCGATCGCATTACCAATCCTGACTGTAATAGGTACTGCTTTAGGAAATATACTACCTTTAGATATAATCTTTTCCGTGCCCCATAAACTAACAGGTAACAAAGGTACTTGGGCTTTACTAGCAATCATTGCTGCACCTAATTTAGGCTCATGAATGCGACCATCAGGGGTTCTAGTCCCTCCCAGAAACAAACCCACAGCCCAACCTAATTCTAAGCTTTTGAGGGCTTCTCGAATCGCACTGCGGTCTGCTGCACCCCGTTTGACTGGATACGCCCCATATAACTCAATTGCTTGCTTCAAAACAGGGACTTGAAACAGTTCCTCCTTTGCCATAAAAGCCACAGGACGGCGCATACAACTAGATAGAATGGGGGGGTCAAAGTCGCTAGCATGGTTAGATACAACTAATAATGGGCCTAGCTGAGGCACATTTTCCGCCCCATAGATCCTGGCGCGGAAATAAACGTGTAACATGGGGCTAACCACCGACCATTTTAAAGCATGGTAGAGAAAAAAAGAGGCAACTGGTTCTCGGTCTTGAGTCATTATTTATACAATAAAGCGAAGCTTAAAATGCAGGAGACAAATTATGTTAACTGAACTGCAAGCCAACCAAAAGAGTCTTTATGAAACCGACTTTGTGCGTTGGATTGAGACTACATTGGAACAATTACGTACTCAAAATTACACTTGTGTAGATTGGACAAACTTGATCGAAGAAATTGCAGATATGTCAAGACGGGAGCGGAAAAGCCTGAAAAGCAACCTGGTAGTAATTCTGCTTCATCTTCTTAAATGGCAATATCAACCAGAATGCCGTGGTGGTAGTTGGCGAGGTAGTATTAGAGAACATCGTAGGCGTATCAATGATGACTTGAAAGATTCACCCAGCTTAGTACCCTATCTTCAAGAGGTGTTTGCTGAATGCTATGTCAATGCTTGTTCGCAAGCAGCAGATGAAACAGGTTTAGCGTTAGAAACTTTTCCTTTAAATTGCCCTTACACCCCCGAACAATCGTTAAATTCTGAATATTTACCAGATTGAAATATGGTTCCCAGAAGTTGGATACAACAACATCGCGATCGCCAAAAACTCCTGCTGGTCATATCATTGAATTTTATGTCGCTAGATCGGCTACGCTGCTAATATTAACTAGCTCTAAGCCTTCACAGGTGCGTTTAATTAAACCAGTCAAAACTTGACCTGGCCCTACTTCTACTACCCTATTAATGCCTTGATTGGGCAGTTCTAAGCTGATTTCTAGCCACCGGACGGAACCTGTCATTTGTTTTTGCAGGCGCTCTTTGAGAACTGTACTATCTGTAGTTGGTATTGGTTCTACATTAGATAAAACTGGAACCTTAGCCTCATGAAACTCTATTTCTTCTAAAATTTGACTAAATTCGGCGGCGGCTGGAGCCATAAGATGGGAGTGAAACGCCCCAGAAACCTTGAGTTTGACGCTGCGCTTGGTTTTCACAGCCGAAAGCACTTCGTCTACAGCTTCAGGAGTTCCAGAAATTACAACTTGAGCCGCACTATTATCATTAGCTAAGACAACATCTGGGGTTTCGGCGATTTTAGCGAGTAAATCTTCCCGTTTGAAACCCATTAAAGCCGCCATAGTACCGCCAGCAGCTTGATTCATCAGTTCAGCGCGCCGCTTGACTAACTTTAATCCGGTGGTAAAGTCAAGGACTCCGGCGGCGTAGAGGGCGACATATTCTCCCAAACTGTGTCCAGCAACTAAATCTGGAGATTGGGAGCCATGCCGCAGCAAATCGACTAAGATGCTCTCAATCACATACAAACTAGGTTGGGTATATAAAGTCTGGGATAGCTTCTCTTCATCACCTTGGCAAGTCTCAGGAACAGACCAACCCAAAATTTCGGCAGCTTGGGCAAATTTAGCTTGTCCCACCTCAGTCTCTAATAAATCAGCCCCCATACCTAGCTTTTGAGAGCCTTGTCCTGGAAATACCCACGCAGTTTTCACGGTCATAATTGATTAGTCGCGCACAAAATCTTCTCTAATCCAATTTACAGCTAAGGGTGTACCCTACCATCAGGCATAATTGCCCCTTGTAGATCGGTATGATGGAGATCGGCTCTGTGTAAGTTAGCACCAGTTAAGTTAGCGTTGCGTAAATACGCCCCTCGCAGGTCTGCACCCTCTAAATCAGCTTCAGTTAGATCTGCACCTTCTAGATCGACCCCTCTGAGGTCAGTTCCTTGCAAATCTGCCCATTTTAAGTTGCATCCAGGACAACGGCGGGTAGCTGATAACTGCTCAAGTGAAAGATCGATCCCAAATGAAGCACGATAGGAGTATGGTTTTTGGGAAATTGAGTGCAGAGTAATTCCGCCGATTAGACCGAAAAAGATCAGGAATCGAGAAGCGATCGCCAACTTTACATCGTGGTTTCTTGTGTTTTGACTTAAATCTACTTTCTCTAAGGCTGCTAGGGCTTCAGATGCGTTTTGGTAGCGTTTTTGGACGCTGGGTGCAACCATCTTTTCTAACCAGTTGACTAACCCAGGATGCAATTGAGGTAATTTGGGTTTGAAGTTGAGACGGTAGTCATCATCAATTAGTTGAGCGATCGCTGTTGAGGGAGTTTGAGTCAGCAAGCAAACTAAAGTTACACCTAAACTGTAAATATCGGAAGCAGTAGTTAAATTACGATTAAATAGCTGCTCTGGAGGCATAAATCCCAGAGTGCCCTTCACCGTGCTACTCGCTGCTAAGTCTTCGCCACCAAGTTTAGCCAAGCCAAAATCTACTAAATAAACCCTTAATTTGTCATCAACGAGAATATTTTCGGGTTTTAAATCTCGATGAATGATAGGAGGGATTTGGGATTGTAAATAGACTAAAACTTCTAAAACAGCCTTAGCAATCTGAATAACTTCCTCAACTTTCCAGATTCTCTGTGTCGCCAAAGAAGGAGCATTTTTATACTCCTGAACTAGACAAAACCCATTACTAGTTTCTAAAGCTTCTAAGTAGCTAGGGATGTTGGGGTGATGCAGTTGCTCTAATAACTCAACTTCCCGCTCGTAAGCGTTATAATCTGACCAACTTGCACCAGTTTGAGCAAATTGAAACTGTTTTACGACAACTGGCTGTTGATTTTCCAGACAGGTAGCTAGATAGGTCACTCGACCCCCACCTTTGTTATATCCCAATGGGCGATCGACCCGATAACCGTAATTAGAGAAATCGGGTAATTCTGGACTAGCAGTTGGTCTAATATTGCTCATTTCCCCAACCTATAGCAGTTCTCAATTGAGTGAGGTACAGATTACTTTTTTGAAACTCTTGTTTGCTGTGCATCTTGCCCGCCCATGAGTAGTGCATCACAACCAGAACCGCTATATAGGGACTGTTGACACACTGAGCCTTTCGACAGGCTCAAGGTAAGACTTGTCAAAGTGTGGCTTCCTCTTTGTACTACGATAATCGACTGCCACTAAAGTGAGTTACAGAAAATGCAACAACATTAAATCTCTTCCATAAATCCCACAATTGTATGATTTGAGTATTATTTTTAGCTAAAAATTAGCATCAAGAGCTTTAATTATCGATAAATAGCCTTTTAAATATCTAAATATCTGTATTTCGATCTTTACTCTTTACTCAAGCCTGATTGACTTGAGTTTTGCAAGAGGTCTATTTGAATTCTCTGTAGGGGTACAGGAACAGCCCAGAGGGCTATCCCACAAGTGTATCAAACAGCTAAAGCACATCTAATCTACACATTGTAATTTAATACAATTCTTGTGGGGCTTGCCGAACGGTGGGTATCCTGGCTGCCCGAATTGTGCAATTTAAATATGGAACAGCTTATTGCATTTGATTCCTTCTTTAATTCCCCATTTCAACAATCCCACTTCTGACTTCTGACTTCGTTTAATTACCTTGCCGCCATGACCATCCGAGCCAGTTTGGAGTCAGATCGCAACGGTGTTTCTGAACCCGTAACTTATATGTTCCACTGGTTGAGGGGGTGAAGTCAACAATCTCATAGTTGTTATCCCAACTAGCCGAGGAAGAGACTACAGTTCCCACAGAGTTAACTATTTGCAGGTCAAGGTCGGCGCTGGGTTGGTTAGCATAGTTAACATAGCTGGGGTTATTGTCCCAAGCGATAGTGGCGCGAGTGCGTACCCCACTGGTGAGGGAGAATGTTGCGACATCGATATTGGTAGCACTACTACAGCTATAAGACTGTCCACCCCACTTACCACCAATATTACGAGCCAAATTGACAGCGCGATCGCTTGCTGTACCACCAGCACCATCTAGTTCGCTCAATCTGGTGCTACCTTCAATGTTATGTACCGCAGTAGTCATGAGAATTGCCTTGACTGCTTCGGGCCAAGATGTTAAAGAACTGTTAGCTTGCATCATTTGGGCGACGACACCAGTTACCATCGGCGCAGCATAACTAGTACCACTTCCAGTCGAACCAACCCAAGGAGAAACACGGGTTGTACTCTTGATATTTGAGCCTGGAGCCGAGATTTCTGGTTTTTCGCGATCGCCATTGGTGGAAATTGGGTCAACGCCGCTAGAAAAGGAGCTAATTATGTCATCAAGCCAACTATTCGTGTTGCGATCGTCAAAGCTCCCGACAGCAATCACGTTATAAGCCACGGCTGGACTTCCTACATTGCCACTATTTCCGCTATTACCAGCCGCAATAACCACACTCCGAGATCGATTCATCACCAGATCGTCATAAAACCTAGCAAAACTATCAACGGTTCTGCCAGAATCCCCTCCCAAGCTAAGGTTGAATACCTGCGCTCCCCAGTTTGCCGCAGCATTGGTGCGATCTTGCAATTCGCTACTCCAGCCGCCACAAGAACCACCTACCCACAAAGAAGCAGCAGGAGCAATCCCTCGAATTGTGGGATGGGTACTGCGAATCATCCCTGCTACAGCATCAGCATGAGCATTATTGCAGGAAAAAGTCAAATCTTGGACGGTTCCAGCTAGGTAAGGGTTAGCCGTATTAATCCGTCCGCCGACTTCAATTTCTCCAACTTTGATTCCTGAACCAGTAAAACCTTGACTTTGAGGAATATGGGCAAATATGGTAGCACGTGCGACATCTAAGGTCGGTTGCATCTGTTTATCTTCATAAACTTGGTCAACTTCACCCAATTTGGCTGCTTGCCGAATCTGGCTGGGAGTCAGGCTACTATAAATTACGGGAGCATTTTTGTCAGCTTTGACTTGAAAACCTAGATTTTTCAACTTATTACTAGCTGAGTTAACCACGGGCTTGATGGCAGCAGCCCGATCTTCATCTGCTTGCTTCAATGAAACCAGAGAAGGACTATTACCATTAGCTGCTGGACGCGGTTGAGGAGTAGAAGAAGGCTCCTTGAGCCAGATTGCAACTCTAATTTGCTGTTGGGAAGATGTATTAGTTAACTTCTTAGTTAATCCTGGAGCTAATTTTCCATTTTGAGCTACTTGAATGGATCTTTCGTTATTTTGTAGCTTGGTTGAGTTCAGTTCTTTTCCTCGATCATCTAAGGAAATACCGTAGATCTTGCCTGACTGATGATCTAAGATTTTAAATTGAGTTGTCGTCTTGCCTTGAAGTGGGTAATGAAATTGAGCCGAGTTAACGATTTTTAAACGTGTAATAGGTACGCCAGTACTTTTCGCAATTTGTTCGAGTGCGGCGTTGTTGAGATCTTGGGCTACATCAGCTTTGCCGCAGGCAATACTCCGAACTCAGATTGCATACTTTTTCTGACTTTTTCTAACTGACATCATCAGCAACTTTGATTACAGTAAATACATGATGAAAATCATACAAATCGAGAGAACCGACTTTTGCTTTTGAGGCTAAGAGGGTAGAGACTAAAGACTTCCTAGACCTACCCTCATTTCTACCTTCTCAAAAGATTATCAAAGGAGAAGCAGCAATGAAAACCACTTGGCAACAGTTAACAATCAAAATACTTTTCTGGCTAATAGTAGAGGTTGCACTCAATATTTTAGGCATAGATCAATTAGCCGACTATGGGGAGTTTATAGCTAGTAAGAAGATCTCAGCTATTGTGGTTTTATTTGATTAAATTTTAAGTTTATGTATGAATGAATCTGCTTGTATTTTGTTAAGACTAATTTTCCTAATCTTAGATAGCTAAAACTGTATTCATCTAAAATTTATATTACCCCTATTAAGACACTTAAGTTTAAACTAAGTGTCTTTTTTTATACCTATTTATTTTTTTATCCCTGCTTTTTTGTACTTAAAATTATGGTAAAAACCCAACTAATTCATACTTTTTTTGACTGACATTATTGAATAATTTGATGAAATTGAATACATGAGGAAATTTACATTAAACAACATCAAGTAAAGGTGCCTATGAACAACAAAAAGCAAGTCAAATCTCTAGTTGCTATAGCAACTTGCTAGCCCTAAGAGAGCGAAGAGGAGTAAGACAGGAAATTTCCCTAATCTAAGAATTGATACTAGTATGCCTCACCAACTGAGAAAATCCTTATAATTTTTTTAGGAATCTTGGAGATCGATCGCCTGTTTTCTTAGATAATTATCATCTTGACCCCAATCTACCTAGTGATAATCGTTCTTAAAAGTTATTGGTAGTAAGTATCGTGTCTCTCACTTTGGGCATCAGGTTATTAGGAGGATTTTCCCTAACTTACGGTGATCGCACGGTGACAAAGATCGCTAGCAGCAGATCGCAAGCGTTATTGGCATACCTACTTTTGCATCGCCAATCTGCACAATCGCGTCAGCGGATTGCCTTTGACCTTTGGCCGGACTCGACCGACGCTCAAGCCCGTACTAATCTCCGCAAGGAGTTGAGCTATCTGAGACGCGATTTACCAGAAGCAGATCGATTTCTGTTAGTTGAGGCTAAAACGCTGCAATGGTTGCCAACGGCTCCCTTCACCCTAGACGTGCTGGAATTTCAAGAGTCTATCAAAGCCGCAGGGCAAACGACTGCACGGCTCGATCAGGCGCGATCGCATCTAGATCTAGCCCTACAGTTATATCGGGGCGACTTATTACCAAGCTGCGAGGATGAGTGGCTCGTCGCGGAAAGAGAACGACTGGCACAAATGAGAGTCAGAGCGTTGGAGGAGTCGATCGAGGTGCTGCAAAAACAGCAAGACTATCGAACCGCCATCGGCTGCGCTCAACAACTATTGAGAATCGATCCGCTCAATGAGGCAACTTACGCTT
This window of the Merismopedia glauca CCAP 1448/3 genome carries:
- a CDS encoding YdcF family protein, with the translated sequence MVVKQHYRPQKKRVRKRSGWRTFWFGLWFLICVVFGWLASRQIANYFVTPDAIFVLGGEPEREKFAARFASQYPNIEVWVSGGSPQGYAQRIFAKEGISADRLHLDYRAEDTVTNFTTLVSEFQNRGIRSIYLITSEDHMLRARTIGEIVLGTKGILIEPVTIPTERSPEPVNKTFRDAARAFLWITLGYSPSKLPPK
- a CDS encoding serine/threonine-protein kinase; translated protein: MSNIRPTASPELPDFSNYGYRVDRPLGYNKGGGRVTYLATCLENQQPVVVKQFQFAQTGASWSDYNAYEREVELLEQLHHPNIPSYLEALETSNGFCLVQEYKNAPSLATQRIWKVEEVIQIAKAVLEVLVYLQSQIPPIIHRDLKPENILVDDKLRVYLVDFGLAKLGGEDLAASSTVKGTLGFMPPEQLFNRNLTTASDIYSLGVTLVCLLTQTPSTAIAQLIDDDYRLNFKPKLPQLHPGLVNWLEKMVAPSVQKRYQNASEALAALEKVDLSQNTRNHDVKLAIASRFLIFFGLIGGITLHSISQKPYSYRASFGIDLSLEQLSATRRCPGCNLKWADLQGTDLRGVDLEGADLTEADLEGADLRGAYLRNANLTGANLHRADLHHTDLQGAIMPDGRVHP
- the fabD gene encoding ACP S-malonyltransferase, which encodes MKTAWVFPGQGSQKLGMGADLLETEVGQAKFAQAAEILGWSVPETCQGDEEKLSQTLYTQPSLYVIESILVDLLRHGSQSPDLVAGHSLGEYVALYAAGVLDFTTGLKLVKRRAELMNQAAGGTMAALMGFKREDLLAKIAETPDVVLANDNSAAQVVISGTPEAVDEVLSAVKTKRSVKLKVSGAFHSHLMAPAAAEFSQILEEIEFHEAKVPVLSNVEPIPTTDSTVLKERLQKQMTGSVRWLEISLELPNQGINRVVEVGPGQVLTGLIKRTCEGLELVNISSVADLAT
- a CDS encoding S8 family peptidase, translating into MKQADEDRAAAIKPVVNSASNKLKNLGFQVKADKNAPVIYSSLTPSQIRQAAKLGEVDQVYEDKQMQPTLDVARATIFAHIPQSQGFTGSGIKVGEIEVGGRINTANPYLAGTVQDLTFSCNNAHADAVAGMIRSTHPTIRGIAPAASLWVGGSCGGWSSELQDRTNAAANWGAQVFNLSLGGDSGRTVDSFARFYDDLVMNRSRSVVIAAGNSGNSGNVGSPAVAYNVIAVGSFDDRNTNSWLDDIISSFSSGVDPISTNGDREKPEISAPGSNIKSTTRVSPWVGSTGSGTSYAAPMVTGVVAQMMQANSSLTSWPEAVKAILMTTAVHNIEGSTRLSELDGAGGTASDRAVNLARNIGGKWGGQSYSCSSATNIDVATFSLTSGVRTRATIAWDNNPSYVNYANQPSADLDLQIVNSVGTVVSSSASWDNNYEIVDFTPSTSGTYKLRVQKHRCDLTPNWLGWSWRQGN
- a CDS encoding lysophospholipid acyltransferase family protein, with translation MTQDREPVASFFLYHALKWSVVSPMLHVYFRARIYGAENVPQLGPLLVVSNHASDFDPPILSSCMRRPVAFMAKEELFQVPVLKQAIELYGAYPVKRGAADRSAIREALKSLELGWAVGLFLGGTRTPDGRIHEPKLGAAMIASKAQVPLLPVSLWGTEKIISKGSIFPKAVPITVRIGNAIAPPISSKREDLEGVTQECVAAIHSLHDLGR
- a CDS encoding DUF29 domain-containing protein: MLTELQANQKSLYETDFVRWIETTLEQLRTQNYTCVDWTNLIEEIADMSRRERKSLKSNLVVILLHLLKWQYQPECRGGSWRGSIREHRRRINDDLKDSPSLVPYLQEVFAECYVNACSQAADETGLALETFPLNCPYTPEQSLNSEYLPD
- a CDS encoding AI-2E family transporter; the protein is MLIFFSAWAFILVLEYFQNVIFIFTFAATIAFLLNYPVTWLQKFLPRNISVVFVFVIGIAILVALTITILVTLTSQGQQALNSLTNAVNSVSPVIDDIEKFLAQKNINIDLDLIRQKANNEVLSRIGQGIDYSLGSVTIFLSNFLNFIFIAVVSFFMLLEGERLWGFILKMLPTEFQDRFDYLVKRNFLGFFRSQIILCLFLTTAYFIVFLILKVPFALLLALIAGFLDLIPGIGATLGVATTFFIVLTQNVGLAVQVVVACIILQQIQDNLIAPRIMRGSLNINPVVVFFALLIGARVAGLLGVFMSIPLAGLIVSWFEIEEMTAGLPEATPTDPEPTSEVI
- a CDS encoding NACHT domain-containing protein, with translation MRRTLTASPQGIQLIKKTFRNKKWSRDLIAGKAGCSRQTIWSLLNGNPIDCDTFMNVCRELGCSWEEIAVLSGEADLEENIDLELFVQKLREIVKSDLETRCGTMRILDMTQPVGLSHIYTQVNILEKIIGRRRKDLDELFNNCNLEEFERFGLGKVTEAKIPAKEAVSKYRHLMILGKPGAGKTTFLKYLANQCNEGKFQGDLVPFFVTLKDFAEVENQPGLFTYLSHYILKQKQETLEQVFSQGKALILLDGLDEVLDRHSERVLKAIRDFSTKFPSNQYVMTCRIAAKEYVFEQFTEVEIADFDWQQITTFTNNWFRTKVIKPETFLERLEKDEPIQELASNPLLLTLLCLAFEESGDFPGNRAGLYKEGLDALLKKWDAKRGIRRDEVYQKLWVQRKEDLLSKIAWDTFAPGEYFFKQDKAERYISEYIRNLPGANTDEEALQLDSEVVLKSIEAQHGLLVARANQIYSFSHLTFQEYFTAREIIIVRQSAESALQELVNHIFEKRWREVFLLAVAMSSNADKLALLMKEKIDKLIANDEKLQQFLQWLNEKTKAVNISFKAEDAQKIQDIISFYNNINLSRSLYLSRSLYLSRSLDLSLSLSLSRSLSLDLSLSLDLSLDLSRSLDLSLDLSRSLDRSLNLAQKCDRELYQELQKLNDRLPDKENEKKFKRWWQANSNSWREDLRAIMIKYRNIGHDWQFSDEQKDLLKKYYRANQLLTQCLHQECYVSREVRQEIEETLLLPIAESDRRRSSTL